The Raphanus sativus cultivar WK10039 chromosome 2, ASM80110v3, whole genome shotgun sequence genome includes a region encoding these proteins:
- the LOC108826574 gene encoding uncharacterized protein LOC108826574 yields MPQGDYIDLHQKRHGRRLDYEERKRKKEARQVHKRSKQAQNSIGIKGKMIAKKNYAEKAQMKKTLKMHEESSSRRKTDEDVQEGAVPAYLLDRENTSRAKVLSNTIKQKRKEKAGKWEVPLPKVRPVAEDEMFRVIRSGKRKTKQWKRMVTKATFVGPGFTRKPPKYERFIRPSGLRFTKAHVTHPELRCTFCLEIIGIKKNPNGPMYTSLGVMTRGTIIEVNVSELGLVTPAGKVVWGKYAQVTNNPENDGCINAVLLV; encoded by the exons ATG ccgCAGGGAGATTATATCGATTTGCACCAGAAGAGGCATGGACGCCGCCTCGATTACGAAGAGCGCAAGCGCAAGAAGGAGGCTCGTCAAGTTCACAAGCGCTCCAAACAGGCTCAGAAT TCTATAGGTATAAAGGGTAAGATGATTGCTAAGAAAAACTACGCTGAGAAAGCTCAAATGAAGAAAAC ATTGAAGATGCATGAGGAGAGTTCATCAAGGCGTAAAACTGATGAGGATGTTCAGGAAGGAGCTGTTCCTGCTTATCTTCTTGATCGTGAGAATACCTCTCGGGCCAAG GTTCTTAGCAACACTATTAAACAAAAGAGGAAAGAGAAAGCTGGGAAGTGGGAGGTTCCTCTGCCAAAG GTCCGTCCCGTGGCTGAAGATGAGATGTTCAGAGTCATCAGATCTGGGAAGAGGAAAA CAAAACAGTGGAagaggatggttacaaaagcTACATTTGTTGGACCTGGTTTCACTAGGAAGCCGCCAAAGTACGAGCGATTCATCCGCCCTTCTGGACTTCGTTTCACCAAGGCCCACGTCACTCACCCTGAGCTAAGATGCACTTTCTGTCTTGAGATCATCGGGATCAAGAAGAATCCCAACGGTCCAATGTATACATCGCTTGGTGTCATGACCAGAGGAACAATCATTGAG GTCAATGTGAGTGAGCTTGGTCTTGTTACACCAGCTGGAAAAGTTGTCTGGG GGAAGTACGCTCAGGTGACAAACAATCCAGAGAATGACGGATGTATAAACGCTGTT